GGCGAAGTGGATATCTATTTCGCCCGCGAATACACCCGCTTTTTCGACGCCGCCCGCGAAACGAACGAAGACGAAGGCGTTCCTTTCTGAGTGTTCCCCCGATTCAATTCCTTCCGTTTTTAAAGAAATATAGCCATAATCTTGGAAGACGAATTGCGTAATCTTGTATTGGGGTTGGGAGGATTCCTTCCAAACCGTCCTTATTCTCGTTCGCCAAATGCAATAATCATCCCGCTTCGCCGTGGATTTGGGAGCGTCGCGTCTATGCTGGTTGAATTCAGCGCCGCCAATTATCTTTCCTTCATGAATCGGACCGTCCTCAGCCTGGCTGCCTCCAAGGACGATTCGCTCGCCGGGAACGTTATTCCTTCCGTTCAGGGAACCAAACTGAATCTGCTAAAAAGCGCCGTCCTCATCGGCGCCAATTCTTCCGGCAAATCGAATTGGTTGCGGGCGATGAATTATGCGGCTTCCCGCGTGCGTTATTCTCATTTAACGCCGGAAGCAGGGGAAACCGGCGTAGTTCCTTTTTTATTCGACGAAAATTGCTCGTCCCGTCCCAGCGAATTCGAAATCGTATTTCTGAAAAATGGCGTCCGGTATATTTACGGTTTCGCCGCCGATGCCTTGCAGACGCATGAAGAATGGCTGTTCGACTACCCCAAAGGCCAGCGCCGAAAATTATTTTATCGCCGCTGCGCCGTGGGAGCGAATGAATCCGTTTATGAATACGGGAACCAATGGAAAAAGGGGAAAAGAGGCGCAATCGAACGTCTCGCCCGGCCTAATGTTCTGTTCCTCACCGCCGCCGCTCAATCCGGCCAGGAAACGGCTCGCTGCGTATACGATTGGTTCGATAAGGATTTCCTAATGGCGCCGTGCGATGGCGGTTCCAACGCAGAAGTCCAATATACGCTGCAACTGATCCATAATCGCCCGGAATTCAAACAAAAGCTGCTTTGTTTTTTGAACGCCGCCGATTTTAACATCATGGATTTTACAATAGAAAAACAATCGCAGGGGGTATTGAATTCTGCCAAAAATGGAACAGAGAGATTGGCCTGCGCAGCAGTCATCCGCCGGACAGCGGATCGCTTCGGCAATCCCACGCCGGTCTATTTTCCGTGGCCGGAAGAATCGGAAGGCTTTCGCAAACTCTTCGCGCTCGCCGGGCCGATGATGTACGCTCTCGCCAACGGAAGCGTATTGTTGGCCGACAGTATGGACGCCTGTCTGCATCCCGCCTTAATCCGGCGCTTGATCCAATCCTTTCACGGCGGGACGAATTCGCAGGGCGCCCAGTTGATCTTAAGCGTTCAAAACGATGGCTTGCTCGACGACGAGCTTTTCCGGCGGGATCAGGTCTGGTTCATGGAGAAGCATTCCGCCAGCGGCGCATCGTCTCTCTATTCGCTTTGGGATTTCAAGAAAACGCGCGGCGGGCCGGAAAATATTCGCCAAGGGTATCGGATGGGAAAATACGGGGCGGTTCCCACGGTGGGAACTCTTTTGGAATGAGTATGAAACAACGGGGCATTCGCAATGACGCATCGCTGCGGCGGGGAAGGCCTTGCCGCGAACCGAAGGAATCGGTCTTGATCGTATGCGACGGCAAGAAAACGGAAATCGATTATTTCGAATCGTTTCGTTCGCGAGAAATTCCTTTGGCTATCCAATCCGCCGGCGCCGCCGATCCTAAAGCGATTTATCGCTGCGCCAAGCGCCTGGCGCGGGATTTCGATTGGATTTGGTGCGTCTTCGACTGGGACCAGCGGGGCGATTTGGAGGAAGCCGTCGGGCATACGGACGGCAGCCGCCAGCGGATTCAGATCGCTTATTCCAATCCCTGCTTCGAAGTCTGGTATCTGCTTCATTTCCAGGAACTAACATCGTTCGTCAAAGATGCTGAAACAGTCATCGGCAAACTCCTGCAATACATCCCCGATTACAACCGATCCAACGATTATTCCCAGCAGTTGGCGAAACGGCAGGAGTTCGCTTTTGAAAACGCCCAGCTCTTATGGAGAGAAAATATCGAGAAATGGCGCAATCG
This genomic interval from Candidatus Omnitrophota bacterium contains the following:
- a CDS encoding ATP-binding protein; the protein is MLVEFSAANYLSFMNRTVLSLAASKDDSLAGNVIPSVQGTKLNLLKSAVLIGANSSGKSNWLRAMNYAASRVRYSHLTPEAGETGVVPFLFDENCSSRPSEFEIVFLKNGVRYIYGFAADALQTHEEWLFDYPKGQRRKLFYRRCAVGANESVYEYGNQWKKGKRGAIERLARPNVLFLTAAAQSGQETARCVYDWFDKDFLMAPCDGGSNAEVQYTLQLIHNRPEFKQKLLCFLNAADFNIMDFTIEKQSQGVLNSAKNGTERLACAAVIRRTADRFGNPTPVYFPWPEESEGFRKLFALAGPMMYALANGSVLLADSMDACLHPALIRRLIQSFHGGTNSQGAQLILSVQNDGLLDDELFRRDQVWFMEKHSASGASSLYSLWDFKKTRGGPENIRQGYRMGKYGAVPTVGTLLE
- a CDS encoding RloB family protein codes for the protein MSMKQRGIRNDASLRRGRPCREPKESVLIVCDGKKTEIDYFESFRSREIPLAIQSAGAADPKAIYRCAKRLARDFDWIWCVFDWDQRGDLEEAVGHTDGSRQRIQIAYSNPCFEVWYLLHFQELTSFVKDAETVIGKLLQYIPDYNRSNDYSQQLAKRQEFAFENAQLLWRENIEKWRNRYKNPSTSVDQLVAFLRKLRGEKPIAPYTEPFPHP